ACCCCAGGTCGAACTCGGGCAGCGCCTCGCGCAGCCGGTCCGCCACGCGCTCGTGGACGGTCCCGCCCTGATGCCCACTCAGCTCGCACAGACCGAAGAGGGCGAAGACCGCACCGTTGAGAATGTGACTGACCGGGTCCGACGGGCACTCCTCGGGGAAAGGGCGCCCCAGTTGGTCGTAGTGCGAACAGCCGCCCGCCTCCAGCGGCCGGAGCATCAGTTCCACCGCACCCTCGCTCGCATCGAGAAAGGACCGCTCGCCGGTCGTGGCGTATGCACGCAGCATCACGGACACCGCCAGGCCCTGAGCCATGGCGGAGTACCAGCCCGGGCGTACGCCGTACCGGGGCACCGGTACCGGATAGCGCCAGCCGCCATTGCTGTCCTGGCCGGCACGCAGCCAACCGGCCTGGGTCAGCAGAGCCTGGATGCCCGGCGGCCGGTCGTCCGCAGCGGCAGGGGACCATCCGACGGCGAGCGCGCGGGTGTGCTGGGCGAGCGCGTACAGGCTGACCGAGACCGGGTTCCGGTACGTTGCGCCGGTCACGGCGCGCGTCACCACGACGTGCTCGTGGTCGAGCACGCTCCCGGCGGTCATCGGCCGCAGGTCGAGCGGGTATCTACCTGGTTGGCCGGTCGGCGTGTCACCTGGCGGTGTCGTCACGTCGACCGGGAAGCTCGGCCGCCGCAGATCGCGTACCGCCTTCCCCGCCATGCCGGCAAGGGTTGCCGTGGACCACGTCCTGTCCTTCATGCCTTCCTCCAGCGGAGCGGCCGGCGTCGCCCCCGCGCGGCCAGCGCCTGGTGGTACAGCTCGTCCACCTGGCTCACTGTCCCGGCGATGTCGAACTGCCGGAGCGCGAGTTCGCGGCCGCGGCCGGCCATGCGGAGACGTGCTGCTGGATCGGCGACCAGTGCGTTCACGGCCTGTGCCAGTGCCGCCGCGTCGGCGGGCGGGACCAACAGGCCGGTACGGCCGTGCTGGACGGTGTCCGGCAGGCCACCGACCTCAGTCGCCACCACGCCCTTACGCATGAGCAGCGCCTCCACCACGGTGTAGCAGGCGGACTCGTCCATGGAGGGGTTCACCAGTACGTCCAGCCCGGCCATGACCGAGCTGATGTCGGACCGGAAGCCGGTGAACCGGATCCGGTCGGCGACGCCGAGCCGGGCGGCACGGCGTTCCAGCTCTCTCCGGTACTCTCCGTCGCCGACCAGCTCGTCGCCGACCACGAAGAACCTGGCGTCTGCGTTCTGCCGCAGAATCAGCGGGACGGCGTCAATGAAGACTTCATGCCCCTTGACGCCGACCTGGCGGAACTCGCGCAACTTGCTCGGATACATGTAGGCGACCATGCCGATGGCCGGCGTGTCGCCGTCGAGCCCGAACTCCCGGCGGAACGGCCCCGGCGGCGTTGCCGGATCGA
Above is a genomic segment from Streptomyces sp. SLBN-31 containing:
- a CDS encoding D-glucuronyl C5-epimerase family protein, translated to MKDRTWSTATLAGMAGKAVRDLRRPSFPVDVTTPPGDTPTGQPGRYPLDLRPMTAGSVLDHEHVVVTRAVTGATYRNPVSVSLYALAQHTRALAVGWSPAAADDRPPGIQALLTQAGWLRAGQDSNGGWRYPVPVPRYGVRPGWYSAMAQGLAVSVMLRAYATTGERSFLDASEGAVELMLRPLEAGGCSHYDQLGRPFPEECPSDPVSHILNGAVFALFGLCELSGHQGGTVHERVADRLREALPEFDLGYWTRYDLRHHAPASFAYHCLHTALLTAAGRALADPRWLAVGTVWERYTRSPTRRLRAAAGKGRFVLREHRAGS
- a CDS encoding glycosyltransferase family 4 protein; this encodes MSTFGSGKHPRRLRILQITSTAVGGSWFHDQVRGLAELGHEVCAVLPREGPLADRLRKVGGVRVEIIGFGLSRRIRQLPGLMAAQWRLMKFVREYKPDVIHSHLIIAMLAARVASFAHGPALVVSQVPGLVHLRMAPFRILEWLSLRRDDLVLGSCRAIAHRYQAMGARSVAVSYYGCDVHRFDPATPPGPFRREFGLDGDTPAIGMVAYMYPSKLREFRQVGVKGHEVFIDAVPLILRQNADARFFVVGDELVGDGEYRRELERRAARLGVADRIRFTGFRSDISSVMAGLDVLVNPSMDESACYTVVEALLMRKGVVATEVGGLPDTVQHGRTGLLVPPADAAALAQAVNALVADPAARLRMAGRGRELALRQFDIAGTVSQVDELYHQALAARGRRRPLRWRKA